From Panthera uncia isolate 11264 chromosome E1, Puncia_PCG_1.0, whole genome shotgun sequence, one genomic window encodes:
- the TMEM100 gene encoding transmembrane protein 100: MTEEPIKEILGTPKSSKPVTMEKSPNREVVVTTVPLVSEIQLTAATGGAELSCYRCIIPFAVVVLIAGIVVTAVAYSFNSHGSIISILGLVLLSSGLFLLASSALCWKVRQRSKKAKRRESQTALVANQRSLFA; encoded by the coding sequence ATGACTGAAGAGCCCATAAAGGAGATCCTGGGAACCCCAAAGTCTTCCAAGCCAGTGACAATGGAGAAGAGCCCCAACAGGGAAGTGGTGGTCACCACGGTCCCCTTGGTCAGTGAGATTCAGTTGACGGCTGCTACAGGGGGTGCCGAGCTCTCCTGTTACCGCTGCATCATCCCGTTTGCCGTGGTGGTCCTCATCGCTGGCATAGTGGTCACGGCTGTGGCTTACAGCTTCAATTCCCATGGCTCCATCATCTCTATCTTGGGTCTGGTCCTTCTGTCATCTGGACTTTTTTTGTTAGCCTCCAGTGCCTTATGCTGGAAGGTGAGGCAGAGGAGCAAGAAAGCCAAGAGACGGGAGAGTCAGACGGCTCTTGTGGCAAATCAGAGAAGCTTATTTGCTTAG